A genomic segment from Orientia tsutsugamushi str. Boryong encodes:
- a CDS encoding SCO family protein, with protein MVTSSEILLGGDFTLIDTNNREFYSKSLRGKPYLIYFGFTFCPDVCPATLEKLSKVIKVLDMYHIDISTIFVTVDPKRDNASTLKNYMTNFHSKIIALTGTKPQIEDITKKFGVYYSISALSDRNSNDYLIDHSTFIYLIDKNGKYMSHFTLDDTPEKIIEYIRIHLK; from the coding sequence ATGGTCACAAGCAGCGAAATTTTACTTGGTGGAGATTTTACTTTAATTGATACTAATAACCGAGAATTTTACAGTAAATCTTTAAGAGGTAAACCTTATCTTATCTATTTTGGCTTTACTTTTTGTCCTGATGTATGTCCAGCTACATTAGAAAAATTATCAAAAGTTATTAAAGTTTTAGATATGTATCATATAGATATCTCTACAATTTTTGTTACAGTTGATCCTAAACGAGATAATGCTAGTACTTTAAAGAATTACATGACAAATTTTCACAGCAAAATTATTGCATTAACAGGTACTAAACCTCAAATCGAGGATATAACTAAGAAATTCGGTGTTTATTATTCTATTTCTGCATTAAGTGATAGAAACAGTAATGATTATCTAATAGATCACTCTACTTTTATATATTTAATAGATAAAAATGGCAAATACATGTCACATTTTACTCTTGATGATACCCCAGAGAAAATAATAGAATATATTAGAATTCATTTAAAATAA
- the trbC gene encoding type-F conjugative transfer system pilin assembly protein TrbC produces MGQQKTFIFVSFSMSDEALKSYFAESQKAGAQLIMRGLINNSFTQTKNKTMELGISFDIDPSLFEQYKIDVVPVIVIDDEKRGLTKKLTGHIPLAIALEIMNENTQ; encoded by the coding sequence TTGGGCCAGCAAAAAACTTTTATTTTTGTCTCATTTTCAATGAGTGATGAGGCTTTAAAAAGCTATTTTGCTGAATCTCAAAAGGCTGGAGCTCAATTGATTATGCGTGGGTTAATTAATAACTCATTTACACAAACAAAGAATAAAACTATGGAGCTTGGTATTAGCTTCGATATAGATCCTAGCTTGTTTGAACAATATAAAATTGATGTTGTTCCTGTGATAGTAATAGATGATGAAAAAAGAGGATTAACCAAGAAATTAACTGGCCATATTCCTTTAGCAATAGCATTAGAAATTATGAATGAGAATACTCAATGA
- a CDS encoding TrbI/VirB10 family protein yields the protein MIGEDGRSGIKGIVVDKSSNIASMAALNGVFSNIAKFLQAKAIKPDMLPTLNLVAGGHQQQEFQIGDALQSGAYSGASNAFDKLADFAIKQADSMSPVVLIASGRVIDVVFKKVFDLREHKKKPHNLTYSQSTNNEKVNLHNKFDQSQKLEEHL from the coding sequence TTGATAGGTGAAGATGGACGTTCTGGAATTAAAGGAATCGTGGTAGATAAATCGTCTAACATAGCAAGCATGGCTGCATTAAATGGAGTATTTAGCAATATTGCTAAGTTTCTACAAGCTAAGGCTATTAAACCTGATATGCTACCAACTTTAAACCTAGTAGCTGGAGGTCATCAACAACAAGAGTTTCAGATTGGAGATGCGCTTCAGTCTGGAGCTTACTCTGGAGCTAGTAATGCTTTTGATAAGCTAGCTGATTTTGCTATAAAACAAGCTGATTCTATGAGCCCAGTCGTTCTTATTGCGTCAGGTAGAGTCATCGATGTTGTATTTAAAAAAGTTTTTGACTTACGTGAGCACAAGAAGAAGCCACATAATTTAACTTATTCACAATCAACTAACAATGAAAAAGTTAATTTGCATAATAAATTCGACCAATCACAAAAGTTAGAGGAGCATTTATAA
- a CDS encoding TraE/TraK family type IV conjugative transfer system protein, translating into MNHLFKQNAIQELVKYNKCLLSVTILLAAANIIAIMAAITKEEKWLLIPAMEPDRKMMVSSKNYHETYLKEWAIYVTKLLFTTSPNEVERQIADMKVASSNTESLNKFFHDHLQFVKGSNVSSVFFPKKVEVIKDGVLISGTLRYWFSDSKHIAVDKTYLLTYKRSPNYLLLLTGVKENGIKK; encoded by the coding sequence ATGAATCATCTCTTTAAGCAAAATGCTATACAAGAGCTGGTTAAATATAATAAATGCTTACTTTCAGTAACTATATTGCTAGCTGCAGCTAATATAATTGCGATAATGGCTGCAATTACCAAAGAAGAAAAGTGGTTATTAATTCCAGCAATGGAGCCTGATCGTAAAATGATGGTTTCATCAAAAAATTACCATGAAACCTATTTAAAGGAATGGGCAATTTATGTAACGAAACTCTTATTTACTACTTCTCCAAATGAGGTAGAAAGACAAATAGCAGACATGAAAGTTGCATCTAGTAATACTGAATCTTTAAATAAATTTTTTCATGATCACTTGCAATTTGTTAAAGGCTCAAATGTGTCTTCAGTCTTTTTTCCGAAGAAGGTTGAAGTGATAAAGGATGGAGTATTAATTAGTGGAACGCTTCGTTATTGGTTTAGCGATAGTAAACATATAGCTGTCGATAAGACTTACCTTTTGACTTACAAGCGAAGTCCTAATTACCTTTTGTTGTTAACTGGCGTTAAAGAGAATGGAATAAAAAAATGA
- a CDS encoding tyrosine-type recombinase/integrase translates to MTSISSKFINRALRKIKIPKGEKLLIIHDPDIIGLKLKISCTVCGGIVRKTWILEQKYKNQSLKIRIVEFPYLSIKEARKIARELKTLMANGIDPRAVKHQQQIEENENRIKERERKANDITFKELCYKYIEEYAKIYTINWKENADRVHTYAQALYEKKISKIRMSDIEPIFNDISKEGKYATANALLATLRTIFNKAIKWGLIENNPTLGIEQHKLQARERRLSYDEMGRFLQVLCGEASPLIRDFALLALYTGARKSNVLEMEWDNIDFERKIWHIPKTKNGKAQNIPLTDEAMEILQARKLISTSKWVLPSSTSESGHLSHPNTAWKIICEKASIKNFRIHDLRRTFASCMGDAGESQRTISIALNHINPNSTIPYTIACMELVREYMSKAIQIISECARSYNIYNTI, encoded by the coding sequence ATGACTTCAATATCATCAAAGTTTATAAATCGAGCACTACGTAAAATTAAAATTCCTAAGGGAGAAAAATTATTAATTATCCACGATCCAGATATAATAGGACTTAAACTGAAAATCTCATGTACAGTCTGTGGAGGAATAGTAAGAAAAACATGGATTTTAGAACAAAAATATAAAAACCAGAGTTTAAAAATAAGGATAGTGGAATTTCCATATTTATCTATTAAAGAAGCTAGAAAAATAGCAAGAGAATTAAAGACATTAATGGCGAACGGAATAGATCCAAGAGCAGTAAAACATCAACAACAGATAGAAGAAAATGAGAATCGTATAAAAGAAAGAGAAAGAAAAGCTAACGATATTACATTCAAAGAGCTGTGTTATAAGTATATTGAAGAGTATGCCAAAATATATACTATAAACTGGAAAGAGAATGCTGACAGAGTACATACTTATGCACAAGCATTATATGAAAAAAAGATAAGCAAGATTCGAATGAGTGATATTGAACCAATATTCAATGATATCAGCAAAGAGGGAAAATATGCCACAGCAAATGCATTGCTAGCAACCTTACGCACTATATTTAATAAGGCAATAAAATGGGGATTAATAGAAAACAATCCTACTCTAGGGATAGAGCAGCATAAACTGCAAGCAAGAGAGAGACGTCTAAGTTACGATGAAATGGGTAGATTTTTACAAGTATTATGCGGAGAAGCAAGTCCATTGATAAGAGATTTTGCATTACTAGCGTTATATACTGGAGCTAGAAAAAGTAATGTGTTAGAGATGGAATGGGACAATATAGATTTTGAAAGAAAAATATGGCATATACCAAAAACTAAGAACGGAAAGGCGCAAAATATACCATTAACAGATGAGGCAATGGAAATATTGCAAGCAAGGAAATTAATATCTACAAGTAAATGGGTACTACCAAGTTCTACTAGCGAAAGCGGACACTTATCGCATCCAAATACCGCATGGAAGATAATTTGTGAAAAGGCAAGCATAAAAAATTTCAGAATACACGATCTAAGAAGGACGTTTGCAAGTTGTATGGGGGATGCAGGCGAAAGTCAGAGGACAATTAGTATAGCATTGAATCATATTAATCCAAACTCAACAATACCTTATACTATAGCTTGTATGGAGTTAGTACGAGAGTATATGTCTAAGGCTATACAAATAATTAGTGAATGTGCTAGAAGTTATAATATTTATAATACTATCTGA